A genomic window from Enterobacteriaceae endosymbiont of Macroplea appendiculata includes:
- the parC gene encoding DNA topoisomerase IV subunit A, which produces MNKNNSNIKKTIPLHKFAEYAYLNYSIYVISDRALPHIGDGLKPVQRRVIYAMSELGLKSIAKFKKSARTIGDVIGKYHPHGDVACYEAMVLMAQPFSYRYPLIEGQGNWGSPDDPKSFAAMRYTESRLSQYSNILLQEINQGTVDYIANFDGTLLEPKILPACLPNIILNGATGIAVGMATDIPPHNIKEVTDAIIKLIDNPKTTLHDILEIIQGPDFPTGSDIITPKKDLLKIYEHGRGSIRLRAVWHIKDRNIIITSLPHQVSGIRILEQINLHISNKKLPMIEEIRDESDYENPTRIVILIRNNFDHLNLKDIMLHLFFLTDLEKSYRINLNMIGLNNKPAVKNLLEILSEWIIFRCSIIKKRLNFFLKKITDKLHIIQGLLIIYTNLTEFIQIIRFHHQPQNIIKKKFNLTDIQTETILNFKLRSISFLEEEKLLYEQKQLKLKYKNIHDILISKNKFNILLKKEILISATNYSNKRRSLLKEQQEAKLLNENILVTGEPVTIILSKMGWIRCAKGHTIDPNNLHYKSGDSFFISVKGKNNQFVVIIDSKGRSYSIDSISLPPARSQGEPLNSKIHIPEDAVIKYLIMTSSKKQILLSSSTGYGFICKFTDFIAGNRNGKLLMTLTKNTAILTPIILQQQNNYVLVISSFGYFLLLSIKDIPIIPKGKGSKLILLNNIKLKNNMETLKWVFIIYPQSIITIHTEDNKQFDLNIHKLKKFIGKKGQKGFIYQNDIKISKITSKH; this is translated from the coding sequence ATGAATAAAAATAATAGCAATATAAAAAAAACTATACCATTACATAAATTTGCAGAATATGCTTACTTAAATTATTCTATATATGTTATTTCGGATAGAGCTTTACCACATATTGGTGATGGATTAAAACCAGTACAAAGAAGAGTAATTTACGCAATGTCTGAATTAGGTTTAAAATCTATAGCAAAATTTAAAAAATCGGCACGAACTATTGGAGATGTAATAGGTAAATATCACCCACATGGTGATGTTGCTTGTTATGAGGCAATGGTGTTAATGGCACAACCGTTTTCTTATAGATATCCATTAATAGAAGGTCAAGGTAATTGGGGTTCTCCTGATGATCCTAAATCTTTTGCTGCAATGCGTTATACAGAATCACGTTTATCACAATATTCTAATATCCTATTACAGGAAATAAACCAAGGTACTGTAGATTATATTGCTAACTTTGATGGCACATTACTAGAACCAAAAATATTACCAGCTTGTTTGCCTAATATTATATTAAATGGCGCAACAGGTATTGCTGTAGGAATGGCTACTGATATACCTCCCCACAATATTAAAGAGGTAACTGATGCTATAATAAAATTAATCGATAATCCTAAAACAACTTTACATGATATTTTAGAAATTATTCAAGGACCTGATTTTCCAACTGGTAGTGACATTATTACTCCTAAAAAAGATCTCTTGAAAATCTATGAACATGGCCGTGGTTCAATACGATTAAGAGCAGTATGGCATATTAAAGATCGTAATATTATTATTACATCATTACCACATCAAGTTTCTGGTATACGTATTCTTGAACAAATAAATTTACATATTAGTAATAAAAAATTACCTATGATTGAAGAAATCAGAGATGAATCTGATTATGAGAATCCTACTCGGATTGTTATCCTTATACGTAATAATTTTGATCACTTAAACTTAAAAGATATTATGTTGCATTTATTTTTTCTTACTGACTTAGAAAAAAGTTATCGTATTAATTTGAATATGATTGGTTTAAATAATAAACCTGCAGTAAAAAACTTATTAGAGATCTTATCTGAATGGATTATATTTAGATGTTCAATTATTAAAAAAAGATTAAATTTTTTTTTGAAAAAAATAACAGACAAATTACATATAATACAAGGATTATTAATTATATATACTAACTTAACAGAATTTATTCAAATTATACGTTTTCATCATCAACCACAAAATATTATTAAAAAAAAATTTAATCTTACAGATATACAAACTGAAACAATTTTAAATTTTAAATTACGTTCTATTTCTTTTTTAGAAGAAGAAAAATTACTTTATGAACAAAAACAATTAAAACTTAAATATAAAAATATACATGATATACTAATTTCAAAAAATAAATTTAATATTTTATTAAAAAAAGAAATATTAATTTCTGCTACTAATTATAGTAATAAACGTCGTTCCTTATTAAAAGAACAACAAGAAGCTAAATTATTAAATGAAAATATATTAGTTACAGGAGAACCTGTTACAATAATTTTATCTAAAATGGGTTGGATTAGATGTGCAAAAGGTCATACTATTGATCCTAATAACTTACATTATAAATCTGGAGATTCTTTTTTTATATCAGTAAAAGGGAAAAATAATCAATTTGTTGTGATAATTGATTCTAAAGGCCGCAGTTATAGTATTGATTCAATTTCATTGCCACCAGCTAGAAGTCAAGGAGAACCTTTAAATAGTAAAATTCATATACCTGAAGATGCTGTAATAAAGTATTTAATTATGACATCATCTAAAAAACAAATTTTATTATCTTCTAGTACTGGTTATGGATTTATTTGTAAATTTACTGATTTTATTGCTGGCAATCGTAATGGTAAATTATTAATGACATTAACAAAAAATACTGCAATATTAACACCTATTATTTTACAACAACAAAATAATTATGTTCTAGTTATATCTTCTTTCGGATATTTTTTATTATTATCTATTAAAGATATTCCTATTATTCCTAAAGGGAAAGGTAGCAAGTTAATATTATTAAATAATATCAAATTAAAAAATAATATGGAAACATTAAAATGGGTTTTTATTATTTATCCACAATCTATTATAACTATACATACAGAAGATAATAAACAATTTGATTTAAATATTCATAAATTAAAAAAATTTATTGGTAAAAAAGGACAAAAAGGTTTTATATATCAAAATGATATCAAAATTAGTAAAATTACCTCAAAACATTAA
- a CDS encoding chorismate mutase: MITKDINNHNIVNTQLKILRKKIDVLDNKLLNILVQRFDIVKQVGVIKKKYGLPIYYPVREASLIHKKKKIAKNLQLSQNFIKKILQNIIYESYLYENIIGFKKLNINCKTILIIGKVFHTGHILKNILKSASYNIKILDEYFWKKNNFYDYFIDIEMIILNISITSLNLVLKYLPKLSHKCIIVDLSPVKTFSIEKITKKHYGPVLGLYPILHTNVTILTKQYLIYTHGRFSTVYSWFLEQIKLSGCQLINVKYHDIDMYILQLQSIKYFNVISINNFILKYKKYNFSQNILKLTYVTEFSFFKKIFLRDRKIFNDLIKYSAHHTNIFQKYIKNYHDLLLQLTTKKKKYTPNIFRIIQQYIVKAYKIFHV; the protein is encoded by the coding sequence ATGATTACAAAAGATATAAATAATCATAATATTGTAAATACACAATTAAAAATATTACGTAAAAAAATAGATGTTTTAGATAATAAATTACTAAATATTTTGGTACAACGTTTTGATATAGTTAAACAAGTAGGTGTAATTAAAAAAAAATATGGTTTGCCCATATATTATCCAGTAAGAGAAGCAAGTTTAATACATAAAAAAAAGAAAATAGCAAAAAATTTACAACTATCACAAAATTTTATTAAAAAAATATTACAAAACATAATTTATGAGTCTTATTTATATGAAAATATTATAGGTTTTAAAAAATTAAATATAAATTGTAAAACAATACTTATAATTGGTAAAGTATTTCATACAGGACATATATTAAAAAATATATTAAAATCTGCAAGTTATAATATTAAAATATTAGATGAATATTTTTGGAAAAAAAATAATTTTTATGATTATTTTATAGATATTGAAATGATTATTTTAAATATCTCTATCACATCATTAAATCTAGTATTAAAATACTTACCAAAATTATCTCATAAATGTATAATTGTAGATTTATCTCCTGTAAAAACTTTTTCAATAGAAAAAATTACTAAAAAACATTATGGTCCTGTATTAGGTTTATATCCTATTTTACATACTAATGTTACTATTTTAACAAAACAATATTTAATTTATACTCATGGACGTTTTTCTACAGTGTATTCTTGGTTTTTAGAACAAATTAAACTTAGTGGTTGCCAATTAATAAATGTTAAATATCATGATATCGACATGTATATTTTGCAATTACAATCTATAAAATATTTTAATGTTATTAGTATTAATAATTTTATTTTGAAATACAAAAAATATAATTTTTCACAAAATATACTTAAATTAACATATGTTACAGAGTTTTCTTTTTTTAAAAAGATTTTTTTAAGAGATAGAAAAATATTTAATGATTTAATAAAATATTCTGCTCATCATACTAATATTTTTCAAAAATATATTAAAAATTATCATGATTTATTATTACAATTAACTACAAAAAAAAAAAAATATACACCTAATATATTTAGAATAATACAACAGTATATTGTAAAAGCTTATAAAATATTTCATGTATAA
- a CDS encoding RluA family pseudouridine synthase — MWKAQPISLNIVYEDRYLLVINKNSNCVVHPGNNNLENTVFNALLYKYSFLRDVPRAGIIHRLDKDTTGLMIIAKNLMTYYLLKQLLKNHRIIRIYEAIVYNNIHTNQIINFPIKKKYINKKIKMFVHPQGIQAITKIFVQQCLPNFTYLKVQLYTGRTHQIRVHLSYIKHSIIGDPLYKQHHKKNTFIQSILQRQALHASYLEFYHPIYNFKINIKSDLPQDIKNILHILQKT; from the coding sequence ATATGGAAAGCCCAACCAATATCATTAAATATTGTTTATGAAGACCGTTATTTGTTAGTTATTAATAAAAATTCTAATTGTGTAGTACATCCTGGTAATAATAATTTAGAAAATACAGTATTTAATGCTTTATTGTATAAATATAGTTTTTTAAGAGATGTACCACGAGCTGGTATTATACATAGATTAGATAAAGACACAACTGGTTTAATGATAATAGCAAAGAATTTAATGACATATTATTTACTTAAACAATTATTAAAAAACCATAGAATCATTAGAATATATGAAGCTATTGTTTATAATAATATACATACTAATCAAATAATTAATTTTCCTATTAAGAAAAAATATATAAATAAAAAAATAAAAATGTTTGTACATCCTCAAGGAATACAAGCTATTACAAAAATTTTTGTACAACAGTGTCTACCAAATTTTACTTATTTAAAAGTACAATTATATACTGGTAGAACACACCAAATTCGTGTACATTTATCATATATAAAACATAGTATTATTGGAGATCCTCTATATAAACAACATCATAAAAAAAATACATTTATACAATCTATTTTACAACGTCAAGCTTTACATGCATCTTATTTAGAATTTTATCATCCTATTTATAATTTTAAAATAAATATAAAAAGCGATTTACCGCAAGATATAAAAAATATTTTACATATTTTACAAAAAACTTGA
- a CDS encoding 5'-3' exonuclease: protein MLKKKIIIDGTLVLYRAYYALPLLFNNKGKATGATCGFIKIFKKIIHMYSTNDIIVIFDAPGITFRKKIFTKYKIQRQKIPYNLRMQITPLKDIIKAMGYKVISINNIEADDIIGTITTILTKKKYVVYIFSSDKDLAQLVSNTVYLINPIKYNILGPKEIYQKYGVYPKLMSDFLALCGDKTDNIPGIPGIGIKTSQLLLNNFGSIKYIYSKIYNPNYMNNTKMQNLKLKLIMYQKEVFLYHKLTTINTNINLQGYYP, encoded by the coding sequence ATGTTAAAAAAAAAAATAATTATAGATGGAACTTTAGTTTTATATCGTGCTTATTACGCTTTACCTTTATTATTTAATAATAAAGGTAAAGCGACTGGTGCTACATGTGGATTTATTAAAATTTTTAAAAAAATTATTCATATGTACTCAACTAATGACATAATAGTTATTTTTGATGCACCAGGTATAACATTTAGAAAAAAAATATTTACCAAATATAAAATACAACGTCAAAAAATACCTTATAATTTACGCATGCAAATTACACCTTTAAAAGATATTATTAAAGCCATGGGATATAAAGTAATATCCATTAATAATATTGAAGCAGATGATATTATTGGAACTATTACAACAATATTAACAAAAAAAAAATATGTTGTTTATATTTTTAGTTCTGATAAAGATTTAGCGCAATTAGTATCTAACACAGTATATTTAATAAATCCTATTAAATATAATATTTTAGGACCAAAAGAAATATATCAAAAATATGGTGTTTATCCTAAATTAATGAGTGATTTTTTAGCTTTATGCGGTGATAAAACTGATAATATTCCTGGTATACCAGGAATAGGTATAAAAACAAGCCAATTATTATTAAATAATTTCGGTAGTATTAAATATATTTATAGTAAAATATATAATCCCAATTATATGAATAATACAAAAATGCAAAATCTCAAATTAAAATTAATAATGTATCAAAAAGAAGTATTTTTATATCATAAATTAACAACTATTAATACTAATATTAATTTACAAGGCTATTATCCATAA
- a CDS encoding DsbA family protein, whose amino-acid sequence MNIKKYILLLNMIVAMIIPNVVQAAHIQHRHNTTKYTHTIPLKKHAKKLYLKKAKTIQKTEIIEYFSFLCPRCYRFFLMNQHNNVLNNKYKIIQYHINLVDSELSLIAGYNWIMAQVLGVEQKVMKPIFEGIHKTHTIHDYETMKKVFIKYAGIDEDIYEATWDNTLVKNLFVQQNNILQNYDINNLPSLIVKNKVVDISNILDHCTKNKICLNNIVKMVKRV is encoded by the coding sequence ATGAATATAAAAAAATATATACTCTTATTAAATATGATTGTTGCTATGATTATTCCTAATGTAGTACAAGCTGCACACATACAACATAGACATAATACTACAAAATATACTCATACTATACCATTAAAAAAACATGCTAAAAAATTATATCTAAAGAAAGCTAAAACTATACAAAAAACAGAAATAATAGAATATTTTTCTTTTTTATGTCCTCGTTGTTATCGTTTTTTTCTTATGAATCAACATAATAATGTATTAAATAACAAATACAAAATTATACAATATCACATTAATTTAGTTGATTCAGAATTAAGCTTAATAGCAGGTTATAACTGGATTATGGCACAAGTATTAGGTGTAGAACAAAAAGTTATGAAACCTATATTTGAAGGCATACATAAAACACATACTATTCATGATTATGAAACCATGAAAAAAGTTTTTATTAAATATGCTGGTATTGATGAAGATATTTATGAAGCAACTTGGGATAATACACTTGTAAAAAATTTATTTGTACAACAAAATAATATACTCCAAAATTATGACATTAATAATTTACCTTCATTAATTGTTAAAAATAAAGTAGTGGATATTAGTAATATATTAGATCATTGTACAAAAAATAAAATATGTTTAAATAATATTGTAAAAATGGTAAAACGAGTATAG
- a CDS encoding 3-deoxy-7-phosphoheptulonate synthase produces MVKKNNINNEKYVITPKELKLELPLTSKISRDIFYSRQTINNIIIGKIPKILIVCGPCSIHNIEETITYALSLKEIMSKHNDTIYIVMRVYFEKPRTITGWKGLINDPYINKTYDINHGLYLARKLLLKLAYNNIAIATEVLDPNITHYLSDLISWCAIGARTTESQIHREIISSLNIPTGFKNNTDGSIISAINSIKSSGKEHNFITINQNGHVCIKKTTGNKHCHIILRGGVKPNYYSNDVKQCEQQLVLMGLKPKIMIDCSHGNSGKDYKKQEIVVDSIISQIKNGNTSIFGLMLESYINEGNQIINSYNKIKYGISITDGCINLKTTENICNKIAYALKQIPLRFLL; encoded by the coding sequence ATGGTTAAAAAAAATAATATTAATAATGAAAAATATGTAATTACTCCTAAAGAACTAAAATTAGAATTACCTTTAACATCAAAAATCTCAAGAGATATTTTTTATTCACGTCAAACTATCAATAATATTATAATTGGGAAAATTCCGAAAATATTAATTGTGTGTGGTCCTTGTTCAATACATAATATTGAAGAAACTATTACATATGCTCTCTCTCTAAAAGAGATTATGTCAAAACATAATGATACAATATATATTGTTATGCGTGTATATTTTGAAAAACCACGTACTATTACAGGTTGGAAAGGTTTAATTAATGATCCATATATTAATAAAACATATGATATAAATCATGGATTATATTTAGCTAGAAAATTATTATTAAAATTAGCATATAACAATATTGCTATTGCAACGGAAGTATTAGATCCAAATATTACACATTATTTAAGTGATTTAATCAGTTGGTGTGCTATTGGTGCACGTACCACAGAATCACAAATACACAGAGAGATTATATCGTCATTAAATATACCTACAGGTTTTAAAAATAATACCGATGGTAGTATTATAAGTGCCATTAATTCTATTAAATCATCTGGAAAAGAACATAATTTTATTACTATTAATCAAAATGGTCATGTTTGTATAAAAAAAACTACTGGTAATAAACATTGTCATATTATTTTACGTGGTGGTGTGAAACCTAACTATTATAGTAATGATGTCAAACAATGTGAACAACAATTAGTATTAATGGGATTAAAACCTAAAATTATGATAGATTGTAGTCATGGTAATTCTGGTAAAGATTATAAAAAACAAGAAATTGTAGTAGATTCTATTATCTCACAGATAAAAAATGGTAATACATCTATATTTGGATTAATGTTAGAAAGTTATATAAATGAAGGTAATCAAATAATAAACTCATATAATAAAATAAAATATGGTATTTCAATAACTGATGGATGTATTAATTTAAAAACAACAGAAAACATTTGTAATAAAATTGCATATGCATTAAAGCAAATACCTTTACGTTTTCTATTATAA